The DNA sequence ATTGAACAACGGGTAGACCGCAAGGTCATCAATGTGGGCAAGGATCTGACCACGGCAGGTGCCACGGCATCAGACATTATGAACAACATTCCGTCGGTCAACGTCGATTCACAGACCGGGGATATTACCCTACGGGGCAACTCAAATGTTCGGGTCATGGTCGATGGTAAGCTTTCAAATGTACCTGTGGCCCAGTTGCTTCGTCAAATACCTTCCACTTCGATAAAATCCATTGAATTGATTACCAATCCGTCGGCGAAGTACAACCCAGAGGGCATGAGCGGCATTATCAACATTGTACTGCACAAAAATGCCAATATCGGTTTCAATGGTAACATCAATATGGGGTTGACCAAGGGCATCGAGGCCAAATTCAATACCTCGATCGATTTGAACTATCGAAATGGCAAGTTCAATTTCTATGGTAATTATGGCACCAATATTGGCAAGTGGGTCAATGATGGGTTTATTTTCAGGGAGGATGAAAACTCGATACAGATTTTTGACTTTTTGAGCAATAACAAGTCACATCTGTACAAGCTTGGTGTCGACTTCTATTTGAACGACAAGAATACCATCTCTTTCTTCACCAATCAGAACCACTTCAACGGCAAGACCGATGCAACCACCGATGTTCAGTACAATTTAGATCCCAATCGAGATGTGATTCAATTTTTCAACAATGAGAACGACAACCTCAGCGAGCAATACAATTTTGACTATAAACTTGATTTTGCCAAAGAGGGCCACAATATAGAATTGGAAATCGACCACAATCGCTTCAACGATGATGAGGATGCCGATTTTAGGTCAAGGGGCACAACGTTGTTTCCTGATTATATGGACTTTGTCGATACCGAACGTACCCAGACCATTGCCAACCTAGACTATGTAAATCCGTTGGACAGTATTTCAAAATTGGAAGTCGGTCTGGAAGCCCGTTTGTTCGAAACTGATGTAGATTATGCTTCAACAGGATTGTCATTCAATTCAAATGGTGATTTGATTCCGACCCCAAGTACAAAATTTCTGTATGGAATGGATATCTACTCTGCCTATGTCACTTTTGGCCAAACACGTGAAAAATGGTCATATCAAGTAGGTGTTCGGGTAGAAGATGTTGAAGTAAAAGCCGATACCAATAGGGTCAGGGCCTTTACCGATGATTACTCCCAAATCTATCCCTCGGCTTTTCTGACCTACAATGTCAACGAAAAAGATCAGTTGCAGGCCAGTTTCAGCCGTAGGGTCGATAGACCGGGGCTTGGACAGGTAAACCCTATACGGGAATTTGCCACACCACTGATATCTTCTTTCGGAAACCCCAGTTTGTTGCCCCAGTTCACCAATTCATATGAACTGAATTTCACCAAACGTCTCAAAAAGGGAAGTCTGACCGCTGGTGTTTTTTATAGAACGATCGAAGAAGAAATCAACCGCGCCGTGTATGTTGACCGATTAGATTTCAATAAGCTCATCCTCACTTTTGACAATTTTGACGATACTTCGGCCTATGGTTTTGAACTATCGACAAATTATAAACCGACCAGTTGGTGGAGTATCAATGGAAGTTTTGACCTGTTCAGCCAAACACAACGGGGTATCACAGAACGACTTGAGGGCGATCAGGCCACGGCTACAGAAGACGATATTGTAATCGAAGACGTTGAGGTTGAAAACACGGCATGGAACCTGCGTATGAACAACAGCTTTACGGCCACCAAAAAATTGTCCTTTCAGATATTCGGCTTCTATCGTGGTCGAAATCAGAATTTACAGTTCACGGTCAAACCGATGTATTTTGTCAATACTGGGGCACGTTACAGTTTTGCTGAGGGCAAGGGTACCATTAGCGTAAATTTCAATGATGTGTTCAATACCATGCGGTTTCAATTTGACGGACAGCGCCCCTATGTTCAAAATGGCGAGTTCAACTGGGAAAGCCAGAACCTATATGTCGGTCTTTCTTATCGTTTTGGAAGTGGTAAAAACCGTGCAAAAGGAAGAAAACGAAGGGATAGCAATACGAAACAAGCCGGTGGCGGAATTTTATAAAGACTATTGATTTGCCTTGATGCTGAATATTGGTTGGTTAGTTCTTTTTAAGGCTTATCAATAAAAAACCCCGATTTTGTCGGGGTTTTGTTTTATTCGAATATATTGGTCTTGTGGCCATCAAGACTTGTCGTATTCTTCTTTTCCCAATATTCTTCTATCCCATTCTTTCCTTTTTCTTCAGCCCAGTTGACCAATTCTTGGCGTTGCTGTTTATACTCCATCAATGGCACTCCGAAACCGCATGAGATCTGTACCAAGTCGATCTGCACCTCAATCAATTGCCTTGCCCCTGTCATCTCTGGAAAAAGTGCAACATACTCTTTCCACGAACCATCATATTTATGATAGGCCCTTGCGGTACCATAAAGTCTAAGAATCATTGGTGGGCCTTCAAAAGCGCAGAACATAATGGTCATACGCCCATCATGCATCAAGTGGGTCGCGGTTTCATTTCCACTACCGGTCAAATTCATCCAAACAACTTTTTGTGCGTCGATGACCTTGAAAGAATCCAAGCCTTTAGGTGAAAGGTTGATACGCCCTTCATCCATGGCCGTGGCAACGAAAAAAAGATGCTGCCTTTCAATGAACCCTATGAGCCTTGGGGTAAGTTTAGACATACGCTTGCCCATAATTCTACCATTTAATGATTACACTGCCCCAAGTAAAACCACTGCCAAAGGCGGCAAGCACCACCAAATCGCCTTCTTTGATTTTACCTTCTTCCCAAGCTTCGGTAAGTGCAATGGGTATCGAGGCCGCCGTAGTATTGCCGTAGTGCACGATATTATTGAATACTTGATTATCAGATAGGCCGAATTTCTTTTGTACGAATTGTGAGATACGAAGATTTGCCTGATGTGGAATCAACATATCAATATCTGATGGTTGCAGGCCATTCTTTTGCAGCCCTTCCATGATCACCTCACTAAAACGTACCACGGCATTTTTAAAAACAAACTGCCCATTCATATAAGGGTAGTACGATTCATCGTTTGGGTCATTGTCTTCAATGATATCGAGAACCCAACGCTTGCCCATTCCAGGCGCTATCAGCGACAGTTCTTCGGCGTGTTGCCCCTCAGAATGTAAGTGCGAAGAGAGAATGCCCTTAGAAGTATCTTCTTCCCTACTGACCACGGCAGCACCGGCACCATCACCAAAAATTACGGATACCCCGCGGCCCCGAGTGGTCATATCCAAACCATGTGAATGCAGTTCAGAACCGATGACCAGCACATTTTTGTACATACCGCTCTTCACATATTGATCGGCAACAGAAAGCCCATAAACAAAGCCTGAACACTGATTGCGCACGTCAAGGGCCCCAACCGTCTTGATATCCAAATCTCGCTGTACCAATACCCCCGGACCAGGAAAATAATAGTCTGGACTCAAGGTTGCAAAAATGATGAAGTCAATATCATTTTTATCGATGCCTGCCCGTTCAATGGCAATTTTGGCGGCTTTCACCCCCATTGAAGTAGTAGTGTCGTCACCTTTGATGACGTGGCGGCGTTCTTTGATTCCGGTTCGCTCTTGAATCCATTCGTCACTGGTATCCATCACTTTTGACAAATCATCATTGGTGACCACGTTTTCGGGCACAAAATGGCCAAGACCTATTATTCTAGAATTGTACATATTGATCAGTTAAAACACCTTCACTAGATGCCATATTTCAGGAAAAGGTAAAAATAAATAATAAGAATGGTCAATTTCTTGGAAAAGTACCCTGATGGTTTCTTAGCTGGCGATATGATTTCTGAAATTATTGACCTCGACCTTGGCCCGTAAATCATGAAGTAGGTTGTAAAGTCCGAAAAAAGTACGATTCATGTACAAAAAGTGCTTTGATCCCCGGTTGCCATTCATTTTTCGAATTTGTTCGTCTTTTGAATACCGTTCGCTCAGGTCAGCAATTTTGTTCCAAAAAGCAGTTGAACCAAAGTCAAATACCTCATCATTGAACGGTGAGGTAAAAATGGTCAGCATTTCTTTGAAAAGCGCCTTAAAGAACAGCAATTCTTCTTTAGAATCTGTCTGGGTAAGAATCTCAAGCTCGTAGAGCTTTTTCATAAATACCCCGTCATTGTCGATATTGTCTTTCTGAGCCAGTTCGAAATATGGTTCATAGAACTCATTCGGTATTTTCTTGATACAGCCAAAATCAATGGCAATCAGTTTTTCTTCATCGTCAATCAAAAAATTACCCGGATGGGGGTCGGCATGTACTTTTCGAAGTACGTGAATCTGAAACATATAAAAATCCCAAAGGGCTTGCCCTATCTTATTTCCGAGCTTTTGTGAAAAATCGGTTTTGACAAACTCTCCCAAGTGCCGGCCTGTCATCCAGTCCATGGTCAAGATGCGCTCGCTTGACAGCTCTGGATAATACTTTGGAAATTCAATATTGGGAATGACCTCACAAGCACGGGTTATTTCTTGACTCTGCTGCAGTTCAAGAAGGTAGTTCGTCTCTTCGATCAATTTTCCTTCAACCTCTTTAAAGTATTTGTCAGAATCTTTTCCCTGTAAATTGAACATACGAATGGCAATGGGCTTTACGATAGCCAAATCGCTGCTTATACTTTGGGCCACCCCGGGATATTGTATTTTCACGGCCAGCTCCATACCATCTTTTCGGGCACGGTGCACCTGCCCAATACTGGCGGCATTGACAGAATCTTTTTCGAAAGCATCAAACAATTCTTCAGGATACTTGCCGAGGTATTTTTTAAAGGTCTTTCGCACCAATGGTGCAGAAAGGGGCGGAACCGAGAATTGAGACAGCGAGAACTTTTCTACATATGCCCTGGGCAGAAGATTTTTCTCCATGCTCAACATTTGGGCCACTTTCAGTGCACTGCCCTTAAGACTCTTTAGGCCATCGTAGATATCGCTGGCATTGTTTTCATTCAATTCGTCTTTGGTCAAATCAGGATTGACCAGTTTCTTACCATAATATTTCACATAATTGCCACCGATCTTTACCCCCGTTTTGACCAACGTACCGGCGCGCTCAATTTTTCCTGTGGGAATGCTGTCAAGGGTCTTCATGATCAGTTATGCAAAGGTCTCTTTGTAAAGAAATTTTCCAAAGTCGATAATGCTGTCCAAAGGGGTATTGTCGAAAACATCGAATATCGTGGTGACCGATTTCTCTATGGCCATATCGGTCTTTTCAAATGCAGGTGAAGAATCTTCCATCCAAAATTTTAAAAGAAAGAGAAACTGCACCCAGGCCCCTTCTGAAAAAATGGCAGGATTCTGCTTGGTAATTTTCAAGGTTTTGCCCTCATTGCCCAATTCGACCAATTCAGCGGCAAAATCTTTGATATGCCGACGTAGACCACTCAATTGGGCCATAGCCTCCATTTTGCCGCCCTGCTCTTTGAGGGCGAACAGTACATAGCTACGATTGAGTGTGAGCAATTCAAAAAAAGTATAGAAAAAAGAGAGCATCTTCTCTTTGTTGGCATAGCCCTCGTAGTCTTTGTTTTTGCCCAAAAGACTATTGGTCTGCTCAAAAAAAGTATTCCAAATCTCTTTTTGAAGTCCTTCAAGTGAACCAAAATCTTTGTAAAACCGATCTTCCTTTATGTTGATGATCTTACAAAACTTGTAGATGGACTTTGGAACGGTCTCATGTTCCAATACATAATTCATGTACAGGTCAATGATTTTTTCCTTGGTCATTTTTGATGAGGATGATGTTGTTGCCATAATGGGTGTATGTTAAAAAGGATCAGGCACAATGGGTCTTCTTATTTCAAAAGAAATTGAGAAGAATGTTTTAAAAACAGGAACGTGCTTCTGGCAAAGCACGTTCCAAACAACCTAACCAATAAATAAACAAACTTGTTGCAGTGTGCATCTTTTCATAGCAATTCTTTTACCACAACACGTCAAAAATACAAAACTGTTTAATCTTTTATCTTAAAAATTAAACAAAATTTTGTTAATTTTTTATTGCACACAAAATGTCACTTTGTCACTTTCAATACTATGGTATCTTTTTTGGTCAGAAAGGGTGAAATTAATGTTAACCACATTTAGGCCATAAATCAGTTTTAATGGCAGAAATGAAAAAAATAAGCATGATAATGGCAACAGGTAAAATCAATGTTTCGGTCGAGAATATTTTTCCGCTCATCAAGAAGTTTTTGTACAGTGACCATGAAATCTTTCTGAGGGAATTGATTTCAAATGCAACCGATGCAACCTTGAAACTAAAGCACCTTGCCTCTATCGGAGAGGCCAAGGTCGAATATGGCGATCCAATCATTGAAGTGAAGGTC is a window from the Muricauda sp. SCSIO 65647 genome containing:
- a CDS encoding ABC1 kinase family protein gives rise to the protein MKTLDSIPTGKIERAGTLVKTGVKIGGNYVKYYGKKLVNPDLTKDELNENNASDIYDGLKSLKGSALKVAQMLSMEKNLLPRAYVEKFSLSQFSVPPLSAPLVRKTFKKYLGKYPEELFDAFEKDSVNAASIGQVHRARKDGMELAVKIQYPGVAQSISSDLAIVKPIAIRMFNLQGKDSDKYFKEVEGKLIEETNYLLELQQSQEITRACEVIPNIEFPKYYPELSSERILTMDWMTGRHLGEFVKTDFSQKLGNKIGQALWDFYMFQIHVLRKVHADPHPGNFLIDDEEKLIAIDFGCIKKIPNEFYEPYFELAQKDNIDNDGVFMKKLYELEILTQTDSKEELLFFKALFKEMLTIFTSPFNDEVFDFGSTAFWNKIADLSERYSKDEQIRKMNGNRGSKHFLYMNRTFFGLYNLLHDLRAKVEVNNFRNHIAS
- a CDS encoding 3-oxoacyl-ACP synthase III family protein encodes the protein MYNSRIIGLGHFVPENVVTNDDLSKVMDTSDEWIQERTGIKERRHVIKGDDTTTSMGVKAAKIAIERAGIDKNDIDFIIFATLSPDYYFPGPGVLVQRDLDIKTVGALDVRNQCSGFVYGLSVADQYVKSGMYKNVLVIGSELHSHGLDMTTRGRGVSVIFGDGAGAAVVSREEDTSKGILSSHLHSEGQHAEELSLIAPGMGKRWVLDIIEDNDPNDESYYPYMNGQFVFKNAVVRFSEVIMEGLQKNGLQPSDIDMLIPHQANLRISQFVQKKFGLSDNQVFNNIVHYGNTTAASIPIALTEAWEEGKIKEGDLVVLAAFGSGFTWGSVIIKW
- a CDS encoding TetR family transcriptional regulator C-terminal domain-containing protein — protein: MTKEKIIDLYMNYVLEHETVPKSIYKFCKIINIKEDRFYKDFGSLEGLQKEIWNTFFEQTNSLLGKNKDYEGYANKEKMLSFFYTFFELLTLNRSYVLFALKEQGGKMEAMAQLSGLRRHIKDFAAELVELGNEGKTLKITKQNPAIFSEGAWVQFLFLLKFWMEDSSPAFEKTDMAIEKSVTTIFDVFDNTPLDSIIDFGKFLYKETFA
- a CDS encoding outer membrane beta-barrel family protein, coding for MKNIAVLLVLLFCTINPNKLFANDSEDKIGSITGKVIDNAKNQPVAYAAIVIKSADGNETVTGGITAEDGTFEIKKLPEGNFILEVQFIGYQTFKKDLVITKKNRKVELGTITLIEDAQKLEEVEVVGERTTIEQRVDRKVINVGKDLTTAGATASDIMNNIPSVNVDSQTGDITLRGNSNVRVMVDGKLSNVPVAQLLRQIPSTSIKSIELITNPSAKYNPEGMSGIINIVLHKNANIGFNGNINMGLTKGIEAKFNTSIDLNYRNGKFNFYGNYGTNIGKWVNDGFIFREDENSIQIFDFLSNNKSHLYKLGVDFYLNDKNTISFFTNQNHFNGKTDATTDVQYNLDPNRDVIQFFNNENDNLSEQYNFDYKLDFAKEGHNIELEIDHNRFNDDEDADFRSRGTTLFPDYMDFVDTERTQTIANLDYVNPLDSISKLEVGLEARLFETDVDYASTGLSFNSNGDLIPTPSTKFLYGMDIYSAYVTFGQTREKWSYQVGVRVEDVEVKADTNRVRAFTDDYSQIYPSAFLTYNVNEKDQLQASFSRRVDRPGLGQVNPIREFATPLISSFGNPSLLPQFTNSYELNFTKRLKKGSLTAGVFYRTIEEEINRAVYVDRLDFNKLILTFDNFDDTSAYGFELSTNYKPTSWWSINGSFDLFSQTQRGITERLEGDQATATEDDIVIEDVEVENTAWNLRMNNSFTATKKLSFQIFGFYRGRNQNLQFTVKPMYFVNTGARYSFAEGKGTISVNFNDVFNTMRFQFDGQRPYVQNGEFNWESQNLYVGLSYRFGSGKNRAKGRKRRDSNTKQAGGGIL
- a CDS encoding pyridoxamine 5'-phosphate oxidase family protein, translated to MGKRMSKLTPRLIGFIERQHLFFVATAMDEGRINLSPKGLDSFKVIDAQKVVWMNLTGSGNETATHLMHDGRMTIMFCAFEGPPMILRLYGTARAYHKYDGSWKEYVALFPEMTGARQLIEVQIDLVQISCGFGVPLMEYKQQRQELVNWAEEKGKNGIEEYWEKKNTTSLDGHKTNIFE